One segment of Thermosipho atlanticus DSM 15807 DNA contains the following:
- a CDS encoding diguanylate cyclase domain-containing protein — translation MLKQVEKPFEFEGVNLKVTVSIGIAEFTTEVGEEKIIKNVRNAMLLAKKDGRNKFKIN, via the coding sequence ATATTAAAACAAGTAGAAAAACCATTTGAATTTGAGGGAGTAAATTTAAAAGTAACAGTATCAATCGGAATTGCAGAGTTTACAACAGAGGTTGGGGAGGAAAAAATAATCAAAAATGTTAGAAATGCCATGCTATTAGCAAAAAAAGATGGTAGGAATAAGTTTAAAATTAACTAA
- a CDS encoding ABC transporter ATP-binding protein — translation MIQEKEFKSKINFKLWKKFISFINPYKYYMLGLIIVMLIVGAIDATFPFLTKYAIDRYVIPKYMQCFYKFIIIFSSIIVVQTLNVFLLIYFAGKIETHLAHDIRKAGFEKLQELSLSFYDTTQTGFLMARLMSDIRKVTSILAWGLTDFVWGFSSMLFIFFYLLVLNWKLGFFIILSIPFLFLISLYFQNKILKQYRKVRKLNSEITSMFNEGIIGAKTTKILATEDQHLNDLKEQTESMKKVSIKATVLSSIYTPIVMSIGSITTAFIIYFGGNWVYTGFISFGTLVAFINYSIQFFEPIREIARIIADLVSAQAAAERVLDLLNTKSDITENKSVNPDFSIKGEIVFKNVSFKYKNGDYVLQNFNLKVKKGEIIALVGETGSGKSTIVNLVSRFYEPTNGVIYIDGMDYRKIPLKKLRSSLGYVLQTPHLFSGTISENIRYGKLYATMHEIIVAAKLVNAHDFIINLENEYDTDVGEGGSKLSTGQRQLISLARAVIADPKIFILDEATSSVDAYTEHLIQDAIMKVLNGRTSFVIAHRLSTIRKADRILVIQNGKIIEDGSHNQLMRKRKHYYSLYMKQFVEEKGKQLLGEIGS, via the coding sequence ATGATACAAGAAAAGGAATTTAAATCGAAAATAAATTTTAAGCTTTGGAAGAAGTTTATCTCGTTTATAAATCCATATAAATATTACATGTTAGGGTTAATAATTGTTATGCTTATAGTCGGTGCTATTGACGCTACTTTTCCATTCTTAACAAAATATGCCATCGATCGCTATGTCATACCAAAATACATGCAGTGTTTTTACAAATTTATAATTATATTCTCTTCAATAATTGTAGTACAAACTCTAAATGTTTTCTTATTAATCTACTTCGCAGGAAAAATAGAAACCCATCTTGCACATGACATAAGAAAAGCTGGATTTGAAAAATTACAAGAGCTATCTTTGTCATTTTATGATACAACACAAACAGGTTTTTTGATGGCAAGATTGATGTCAGATATTAGAAAAGTTACTAGCATCCTTGCCTGGGGCTTAACCGATTTTGTTTGGGGTTTTTCATCAATGCTTTTTATCTTTTTTTATCTTTTAGTTCTTAATTGGAAGCTAGGGTTTTTTATTATTCTTTCAATTCCATTTTTATTCTTAATAAGCTTATATTTTCAAAACAAAATCCTTAAACAATATCGAAAGGTGAGAAAACTTAACTCAGAAATCACAAGTATGTTCAATGAAGGAATTATTGGAGCTAAAACAACTAAAATTTTAGCCACAGAAGACCAACATTTAAACGACTTAAAAGAACAAACTGAAAGTATGAAAAAAGTTTCGATAAAAGCTACCGTTTTGTCTTCTATTTATACTCCGATTGTTATGAGTATTGGAAGCATAACTACTGCCTTTATCATATATTTTGGAGGGAACTGGGTATATACAGGCTTCATATCCTTTGGAACTTTGGTAGCTTTTATTAACTATTCAATACAGTTTTTTGAACCAATTAGGGAAATAGCAAGGATTATTGCAGATTTGGTTTCTGCACAGGCTGCTGCAGAAAGAGTACTTGATCTTCTTAATACCAAATCCGACATAACAGAAAATAAATCTGTAAACCCCGATTTTAGCATTAAAGGAGAAATTGTATTTAAAAATGTATCATTTAAGTATAAAAACGGAGATTACGTTTTGCAAAATTTTAACCTTAAAGTAAAAAAAGGTGAAATAATTGCTTTAGTTGGTGAAACAGGCTCGGGCAAATCTACTATAGTTAATCTAGTAAGTAGATTTTACGAACCAACGAATGGAGTTATTTACATCGACGGAATGGATTATAGAAAAATACCGCTAAAAAAACTTCGTTCGAGTCTTGGATATGTGCTGCAAACTCCACATTTATTCAGTGGCACAATATCTGAAAACATCAGATACGGGAAATTGTATGCAACAATGCATGAAATTATAGTGGCAGCAAAACTTGTTAATGCTCATGATTTTATAATAAATCTTGAAAACGAATACGACACCGACGTCGGTGAAGGTGGTTCTAAACTCTCAACTGGCCAGAGACAACTGATATCACTCGCAAGAGCCGTGATAGCCGATCCCAAAATATTTATACTCGACGAAGCAACTTCCTCTGTCGATGCATATACTGAACATTTAATTCAAGATGCAATAATGAAAGTACTAAATGGAAGAACAAGTTTTGTAATCGCCCACAGACTTTCAACAATAAGAAAGGCAGACAGAATTTTGGTTATACAAAATGGAAAAATAATTGAAGATGGAAGTCATAATCAACTTATGAGAAAAAGAAAACATTATTATAGCTTATATATGAAACAATTTGTTGAAGAAAAAGGCAAACAACTTTTGGGAGAAATTGGGTCATAA
- a CDS encoding class I SAM-dependent methyltransferase yields MTVTTNEIKKFLKKLSFDETFINEFIEQINYFESEAEIRDNIVRGYLDEECIEAIIDEITNELSALNKNELTVLDVAAGSGFFTEKVKKKLEKNKIKIHLFALDITPGMLKNLQQNGISIVWGVAEKIKDSIKIFNEYYKTKIPEEFDAIFTTLAFHHFLEPEEVLTSMKKVLKKRGKIIIVDVLKHSYKELAETLKDTHLGFSCEEIKNMGIKLFEDVKVEPMKAYCKVDGKIINLYKAIFK; encoded by the coding sequence ATGACCGTTACAACAAACGAAATTAAAAAATTTTTAAAAAAACTCTCTTTTGACGAAACTTTCATAAACGAATTTATAGAACAAATTAACTATTTTGAAAGTGAAGCAGAGATAAGAGACAACATTGTAAGAGGTTATCTTGATGAAGAATGTATTGAAGCAATTATTGATGAAATTACTAATGAATTATCAGCACTTAACAAAAATGAACTAACGGTTTTGGATGTCGCAGCTGGTTCAGGATTTTTTACAGAAAAAGTTAAAAAGAAATTGGAAAAAAACAAAATAAAAATTCATCTTTTTGCTTTAGATATAACACCAGGTATGCTAAAAAACCTTCAACAAAATGGTATTTCAATTGTCTGGGGAGTAGCTGAAAAAATTAAAGATTCTATCAAAATTTTTAATGAGTATTACAAAACAAAAATACCTGAAGAATTTGATGCTATTTTTACCACTTTAGCTTTTCATCATTTCTTAGAACCCGAAGAAGTTCTAACCAGCATGAAAAAAGTCCTGAAAAAAAGAGGTAAAATTATTATAGTTGATGTTTTAAAACATAGTTACAAAGAACTTGCTGAAACACTTAAAGATACACACCTTGGATTTTCATGTGAAGAAATTAAAAACATGGGGATAAAATTGTTCGAAGACGTGAAGGTTGAACCAATGAAAGCCTATTGTAAAGTTGATGGAAAGATAATAAATCTTTACAAAGCAATTTTCAAATAA
- a CDS encoding trans-sulfuration enzyme family protein: protein MNFSTKAIHIGEDPKKLQYGDAVSPVHFATTFAKTSIKQIDEEYVYSRSGNPTRDNLEKKLAALENAKYALAFSSGLAAETTILLSLLKEGDHVIAFDDLYGGTKRLFKQVMKRFGIEFSYVDFRILENIEKEIKPNTKIIWIESPTNPLLKLADIKEISRIAKSKGIIVVVDNTFASPYFQNPLDLGADIVLHSITKYISGHSDVVGGAIMLNNEAIFEKLKFHQNAVGAILDPFSSWLAMRGIKTLSVRMEKHEKNAQTIAKYLENHPLVKRVHYPGLPSHPQYELAKKQMKGFSGILSFELKGDINMAIKFVENLKLFFLAESLGGVESLIELPALMTHSSVPREERIKVGISDSLIRVSVGIEDVEDLIDDLERGFTAVKA, encoded by the coding sequence ATGAATTTTTCAACTAAAGCAATTCATATAGGCGAAGATCCCAAAAAACTTCAATATGGTGACGCTGTTTCCCCAGTTCATTTTGCTACAACTTTTGCAAAAACTAGTATAAAGCAAATTGATGAAGAATACGTTTACTCAAGAAGCGGAAACCCTACAAGAGATAACTTAGAAAAAAAGCTTGCAGCACTTGAAAATGCTAAATACGCTTTAGCGTTTTCATCCGGATTAGCTGCGGAAACTACCATCTTACTATCTTTACTTAAAGAGGGTGATCATGTCATTGCTTTTGATGATTTATATGGTGGAACAAAAAGACTCTTTAAACAAGTTATGAAACGTTTTGGCATAGAATTTAGTTACGTAGATTTCAGAATTTTAGAAAACATTGAAAAAGAAATAAAACCAAATACAAAAATAATATGGATTGAAAGTCCTACCAATCCTCTTTTAAAACTTGCTGATATAAAAGAAATCTCAAGAATAGCAAAAAGTAAAGGAATAATTGTGGTCGTTGATAATACTTTTGCAAGCCCATATTTTCAAAATCCACTCGATTTAGGTGCCGATATTGTCTTACATAGCATTACAAAATATATAAGCGGACATTCCGACGTTGTTGGAGGAGCCATAATGCTTAATAACGAGGCAATATTCGAAAAATTAAAATTCCATCAGAACGCAGTTGGAGCAATATTGGATCCATTTAGTTCCTGGCTTGCAATGAGAGGGATTAAAACACTTTCAGTAAGAATGGAAAAACATGAAAAAAACGCACAAACAATTGCCAAATATTTAGAAAATCACCCTTTAGTAAAAAGAGTACATTATCCAGGACTACCCTCACATCCACAATATGAACTTGCAAAAAAACAAATGAAAGGATTTAGTGGTATTCTTTCTTTTGAACTCAAAGGCGATATAAATATGGCAATAAAGTTTGTTGAAAACCTCAAGCTTTTCTTTTTAGCTGAAAGTTTAGGTGGTGTTGAATCATTGATTGAATTACCTGCTTTAATGACTCATTCATCAGTCCCAAGGGAAGAACGAATAAAAGTTGGAATTAGTGATTCATTAATAAGAGTATCTGTTGGTATAGAAGATGTGGAAGACTTAATTGATGATTTAGAACGAGGTTTTACGGCGGTGAAAGCATGA
- a CDS encoding helix-turn-helix domain-containing protein, translating into MSQEFIECIKNSINYIEQNLFENIHLEDVAKSAHMSVSLYSKIFKNLFNITVKEYIIKRRMSFAAKDLIFTKDSILKIALKYGYSGYEQFSRAFKKLYNVSPSEFRKNGIYVNVFPRITLKINTSCGGEVMKEMENEHVSRLLKDVKGGWILDIDIDHFADINNVFGRKIGDLVLIEISKRIKKVLKEGSIETDVIRIAADEFIVVMKGKNADFVKKNISRYIKTSRKTI; encoded by the coding sequence ATGTCACAAGAATTTATTGAATGTATTAAAAATTCAATAAATTATATAGAACAAAATCTTTTTGAAAATATACATCTTGAAGATGTTGCAAAAAGTGCTCATATGTCTGTTTCGTTGTATTCGAAAATATTCAAAAATTTATTTAATATTACCGTCAAAGAATACATTATCAAAAGGCGTATGTCGTTTGCTGCAAAAGATTTAATATTTACAAAAGATAGTATTTTAAAAATAGCTTTAAAATATGGTTACTCAGGGTATGAGCAGTTTTCTCGAGCTTTTAAAAAGTTATATAATGTTTCACCATCTGAATTTAGAAAAAACGGTATATATGTTAATGTTTTTCCAAGAATAACCTTAAAAATTAATACTAGTTGTGGAGGTGAAGTTATGAAAGAAATGGAAAATGAACATGTATCAAGGTTGTTGAAAGATGTTAAAGGGGGCTGGATACTTGATATTGATATTGATCATTTTGCAGATATTAATAATGTTTTTGGTAGAAAAATTGGTGATCTTGTATTGATAGAAATTTCAAAAAGAATAAAAAAAGTACTTAAAGAAGGTTCGATTGAAACAGACGTAATTAGAATTGCTGCTGACGAGTTTATAGTGGTTATGAAAGGAAAAAATGCAGATTTTGTAAAAAAAAATATCTCAAGATATATTAAAACAAGTAGAAAAACCATTTGA
- a CDS encoding ABC transporter ATP-binding protein, producing the protein MNNFQLVNKYMKGKRLIYFFAIFATIISSIFTVISPLVIKITVDSIIGNSPIQSKWLNYLFTMSLFQNTVSGKLLIAALIIIALSILTGLFMYIRGRFASEASETLAKRLKDDLYSTILKSDYHFYSKYQSGDIIQRCTSDVETVRKFVVNQFVEIGRTIFLAGMIAYIMFSISLKMAFISTIFIPVSFLITYSFFKKVEKQFRLADEAEAELSTVLQENITGIRVVKAFAREDYEKEKFNIKNHKYRDLDFNLVLTFAKFWSLSDFISLTQTLMVIVIGSYFAIKQEITIGTLVAFSSYIGMLLWPIRQLGRIFSDLGKTKVSLKRINEILSEEKEDIEKGIKDIKLEGNIVFKDVWFGYKKEKPILKGISFEIKNGQTVAFFGSTGSGKSTIISLLLRLYDYNLGLITIDGIELKNISKKTLRENIGVVPQESFLFSKNIQENIKITKIKATNEEVVESAKTAAVHDDIMNFEQKYETIVGEKGVTLSGGQRQRLTIARTIIKEYPILIFDDSLSAVDTETEEKIRNEIKKKSKNRTTILISHRISSVKDADLIVVLDKGMVTNIGTHEELIRQKGLYKKVWEIQSIVKNETE; encoded by the coding sequence ATGAATAATTTCCAATTGGTAAACAAATATATGAAAGGAAAAAGATTAATTTATTTTTTTGCAATTTTTGCAACTATAATCTCTTCGATATTTACAGTAATTTCACCACTTGTTATAAAAATTACCGTTGATTCTATAATTGGAAATAGTCCAATTCAATCAAAATGGTTAAATTATTTGTTTACAATGTCATTGTTTCAAAATACAGTTTCCGGAAAACTACTCATTGCCGCATTAATTATAATTGCCCTAAGCATCTTAACTGGATTATTTATGTATATTAGAGGTAGATTTGCAAGTGAAGCTTCTGAAACACTTGCAAAACGTCTTAAAGATGATTTATATTCTACTATCTTAAAATCAGATTATCATTTTTATTCAAAATATCAATCTGGAGACATTATACAAAGATGTACATCCGACGTTGAAACTGTAAGAAAGTTTGTAGTCAATCAATTTGTTGAAATAGGAAGAACTATATTTTTAGCCGGAATGATCGCATATATTATGTTTAGTATCAGTCTAAAAATGGCTTTTATTTCAACAATTTTCATACCTGTATCATTTTTAATAACATACTCTTTTTTTAAGAAAGTTGAAAAACAATTCAGACTTGCAGATGAAGCAGAAGCAGAACTTTCAACTGTTCTTCAAGAAAATATCACAGGAATACGAGTGGTAAAGGCATTTGCCAGGGAAGATTACGAAAAAGAAAAATTTAACATTAAAAATCACAAATATAGAGATTTGGACTTTAATTTAGTACTAACATTTGCCAAGTTTTGGTCACTTTCTGATTTCATAAGTTTAACTCAAACTCTAATGGTCATAGTAATTGGTTCATATTTTGCAATCAAGCAGGAAATTACAATTGGAACTTTGGTAGCATTTTCAAGTTATATAGGAATGCTACTGTGGCCAATTAGACAACTTGGAAGAATTTTTTCAGATCTTGGAAAAACTAAAGTTTCACTAAAAAGGATCAATGAAATTTTAAGCGAAGAAAAAGAAGATATAGAAAAGGGTATAAAAGATATCAAATTAGAAGGAAACATAGTTTTTAAAGATGTCTGGTTCGGCTATAAAAAAGAAAAACCAATTTTAAAAGGGATATCTTTTGAAATAAAAAATGGTCAAACAGTAGCCTTTTTTGGTTCTACCGGTTCAGGCAAAAGTACCATTATTTCGTTATTATTAAGATTATACGATTATAACTTAGGTTTAATTACTATTGACGGTATTGAACTAAAAAACATTTCTAAAAAAACATTAAGAGAAAATATTGGGGTCGTACCCCAAGAATCATTTTTGTTTTCTAAAAACATTCAAGAAAACATAAAAATAACGAAAATAAAAGCAACAAACGAAGAAGTAGTTGAGTCAGCAAAAACAGCAGCAGTACATGATGATATTATGAATTTCGAACAAAAATATGAGACCATCGTCGGAGAAAAAGGGGTTACTTTATCTGGTGGGCAAAGGCAACGACTAACAATTGCAAGAACTATAATAAAAGAATATCCAATTTTAATTTTTGACGACTCATTAAGCGCTGTTGATACTGAAACAGAAGAAAAAATAAGGAATGAAATTAAAAAGAAAAGTAAAAATAGGACTACAATACTAATTTCACACAGAATCTCCAGTGTGAAAGATGCAGATTTAATAGTGGTTCTTGATAAAGGGATGGTTACAAATATTGGAACTCATGAAGAACTAATCCGACAGAAAGGTTTGTATAAAAAGGTTTGGGAAATTCAATCAATAGTTAAGAACGAAACAGAATAA
- a CDS encoding PLP-dependent cysteine synthase family protein: MENVYDSITNIIGKTPIIRLNKIENYFNVNNEIYIKAEFLNPGGSIKDRIGKFILEKAKNEGKITEGTVIIEPTSGNTGVGLALTAINKGYKMVFTMPTKVSLEKEILLKALGAFIIRAPTEVAPDAPNSYYKVAEVVKILITKKQRFLNDEELSEIVSFVQSLVNEEKLDELQNILNEKIEDSIYAYIPNQYNNKYNPITHYETTAQELWEQFNGEIDYVFAGIGTGGTITGIAMYLKKVSNTKIIGIDPIGSIYNLVKHGMSVKEAVKHARTYLVEGIGEDIIPATVNLDLIDDIVVVNDQESFSMTRFLAKKEGILAGGSSGSVLFGTLKYLKEKNIRNKKVVLIFPDTGRNYLTKVYDDEWLLKHNLEIDDKKILEVLK; encoded by the coding sequence ATGGAAAACGTTTATGACAGCATAACTAACATTATTGGAAAAACACCAATAATCAGATTAAATAAAATAGAAAATTACTTCAATGTTAATAATGAAATTTATATAAAAGCAGAATTTTTGAACCCAGGTGGAAGTATAAAAGATAGAATTGGAAAATTTATTCTCGAAAAGGCAAAAAATGAAGGGAAAATTACTGAAGGAACAGTTATTATTGAGCCAACATCAGGAAATACTGGCGTTGGATTGGCCTTAACAGCTATAAACAAAGGATACAAAATGGTTTTTACAATGCCGACAAAAGTAAGTTTAGAAAAGGAAATTTTGTTAAAAGCACTTGGAGCCTTCATTATTAGAGCACCAACAGAGGTAGCCCCTGATGCCCCAAATTCATACTATAAAGTTGCTGAAGTTGTTAAAATTTTGATCACAAAAAAACAAAGATTCTTAAATGATGAAGAACTTTCAGAAATTGTTTCATTTGTTCAATCGCTTGTAAACGAAGAAAAATTAGATGAACTTCAAAATATTTTGAATGAAAAAATTGAAGATTCTATTTATGCATATATTCCCAATCAATACAACAACAAATACAATCCTATCACACACTATGAAACAACCGCACAAGAGCTTTGGGAACAGTTTAATGGTGAAATTGATTATGTATTCGCTGGTATAGGTACAGGTGGAACAATTACTGGAATAGCAATGTACCTTAAAAAAGTAAGTAACACCAAAATAATTGGGATTGATCCAATTGGTTCAATATACAACCTCGTAAAACATGGAATGTCAGTGAAAGAGGCGGTAAAACATGCACGAACCTATTTAGTAGAAGGAATAGGAGAAGATATAATTCCAGCTACAGTAAATTTGGATTTAATAGATGATATTGTTGTTGTTAATGATCAAGAATCATTTTCAATGACACGCTTTTTAGCAAAAAAAGAGGGAATTTTAGCCGGAGGTTCATCAGGTTCAGTTTTATTTGGAACATTAAAATACCTTAAAGAAAAAAATATTAGGAATAAAAAAGTTGTCCTAATTTTTCCAGATACTGGAAGAAATTATCTCACAAAAGTATATGACGATGAATGGCTTCTAAAACATAATTTAGAAATTGATGACAAAAAAATTTTGGAGGTGTTAAAATGA
- a CDS encoding adenosylhomocysteinase: MSTGKKKIEWVANYMPLLNEISKMGQPLKNWKIGMAIHMEAKTAYLAITLHKLGAEVIATGCNPLSTQDDVAQALAEMGITVYAKRTHDENEYLKTVHKVLDHKPDLILDDGADMTVIAHTERKEVLENLKGISEETTTGVRRIKILQNEGKLKVPVIAVNNARMKHLFDNRYGTGQSTWDSIMRNTNSLIAGKKVVVAGYGWCGRGIALRAKGLGAHVIVTEVDPIKAIEALMDGFEVLNMDNAVEIADIIVTSTGNRDIIKEEHILKMKNGIILANAGHFNVEIPMEKIEEMAEEKFEARTNVTGYKINGKTIFVIGEGRLVNLAAADGHPIEIMDLSFALQSLSLMYLSENYQKLDNKVYDYPKELDEKVAYMKLKTLGIKIDHLTQEQIEYLKKF, translated from the coding sequence ATGAGTACAGGTAAAAAGAAAATAGAATGGGTAGCAAACTATATGCCCCTTCTTAACGAAATAAGTAAAATGGGACAACCACTTAAAAATTGGAAAATAGGAATGGCAATCCACATGGAAGCAAAAACAGCATATCTTGCTATAACTTTACACAAACTAGGAGCCGAAGTAATTGCAACAGGTTGTAATCCATTATCTACTCAAGATGATGTGGCACAAGCATTAGCTGAAATGGGAATTACAGTTTATGCCAAAAGAACACATGATGAGAATGAATATTTAAAAACTGTTCACAAAGTGTTAGATCATAAGCCCGATTTAATATTAGATGATGGCGCTGATATGACAGTAATCGCCCATACTGAAAGAAAAGAAGTCTTGGAAAATCTTAAAGGAATATCTGAAGAAACAACAACAGGAGTAAGAAGAATAAAAATTCTACAAAATGAAGGAAAATTAAAAGTTCCGGTAATAGCGGTAAATAATGCGCGAATGAAACACTTATTTGATAATAGATACGGAACAGGACAATCAACATGGGATTCTATCATGAGAAATACAAACTCACTAATAGCTGGTAAAAAAGTAGTTGTTGCAGGATACGGTTGGTGTGGTAGAGGAATAGCATTGAGAGCAAAAGGATTAGGAGCCCATGTTATTGTTACGGAAGTTGATCCGATAAAAGCAATAGAGGCTTTGATGGACGGATTTGAAGTATTAAATATGGATAATGCAGTGGAAATTGCAGATATAATTGTAACATCAACGGGAAATAGAGATATAATAAAAGAAGAACATATCTTAAAAATGAAAAACGGTATAATCCTAGCCAACGCTGGTCATTTTAACGTAGAAATACCAATGGAAAAAATCGAAGAAATGGCAGAAGAAAAATTTGAAGCCCGAACAAATGTAACTGGATATAAAATAAATGGAAAAACTATATTCGTAATTGGTGAAGGAAGATTAGTAAACTTGGCTGCTGCAGATGGACATCCAATAGAAATAATGGATCTTTCATTTGCTTTACAGTCTTTATCTTTGATGTATCTATCAGAAAATTATCAAAAACTTGATAATAAAGTTTACGATTATCCAAAAGAGCTTGATGAAAAAGTTGCTTATATGAAACTCAAAACCTTAGGTATAAAGATCGATCACCTCACACAAGAACAAATAGAATATCTGAAGAAATTTTAA